One genomic region from Haladaptatus caseinilyticus encodes:
- a CDS encoding thiamine pyrophosphate-binding protein has protein sequence MTGADDEGETTSESLVSILESLGVEYVFGYPGGRVIELLDDLPESDVGVVRPRDEREGSVMAEMYGRLHGKPAVLAGQGPWIGSLGVIGQMEARLASSPMVVLTEASERGDYSTLAPYQQSRGDYGGLSLPKILDGVTKEHWFPRTPTETLRSVQLAFKHATAGRSGPTAVILDGGAITDEVPSDPIPPVWDSEKQVRNWESKPTDDDVADSKTALESAERPVIVAGNGVHSANAYDELQEVAEAYDAVVSTSYLGKSTIPETHELAAGVIGSFGHEGANRVVSEADALLIVGCRMNPMDTNWQASSFIRPDEQTIIHADIDTRNAGWVYPADVGLIGDAKESLQALSDAGSAENDWARERAKTARESFFTEKCESDASPIKPQRAVTEIEALVDEDTIVTADSGNNRFWLLNYLQTPAVRTYFGSGGVGGMGWSAPAAVSAAISTEKDVIGVAGDGGFTMTMTSVEVAVEYGVAPTFVILNDTSLGMVRQMQEEDGDIAGVEFHDTDFVKVAEGFGADGTRVTTPDELTDALREGKKSDLPFVIDARIDREEDMAEQLQSSFYAEVGGLHE, from the coding sequence ATGACAGGTGCTGACGACGAGGGGGAGACGACGAGCGAATCACTAGTTTCCATACTCGAGTCGCTGGGTGTCGAGTACGTGTTCGGGTACCCCGGTGGACGAGTCATCGAACTGTTGGACGACCTGCCGGAGTCCGACGTAGGTGTCGTTCGACCACGTGACGAACGTGAGGGAAGCGTCATGGCCGAGATGTACGGTCGCCTACACGGGAAACCCGCAGTCCTCGCCGGACAGGGGCCATGGATCGGAAGCCTCGGTGTCATCGGTCAGATGGAGGCCCGTCTCGCCTCGTCGCCGATGGTCGTCCTGACCGAGGCGAGCGAGCGTGGCGACTACTCGACGCTCGCCCCCTATCAGCAATCGCGGGGCGATTACGGCGGTCTCTCACTCCCGAAGATATTGGACGGCGTGACGAAAGAGCACTGGTTCCCGCGAACGCCGACCGAAACCCTACGAAGCGTCCAACTGGCGTTCAAACACGCGACGGCCGGTCGGTCGGGACCGACCGCCGTCATCCTCGATGGGGGAGCGATCACGGACGAAGTGCCGAGCGACCCGATACCGCCAGTGTGGGACAGCGAGAAGCAGGTACGGAACTGGGAGTCGAAACCGACTGACGACGACGTCGCGGACTCGAAAACGGCACTCGAATCCGCCGAGCGTCCCGTCATCGTCGCCGGGAACGGCGTTCACTCCGCGAACGCCTACGATGAACTGCAGGAGGTCGCAGAGGCGTACGATGCAGTGGTGTCGACCTCTTACCTCGGAAAATCGACGATTCCGGAGACGCACGAACTCGCCGCGGGCGTCATCGGGTCGTTCGGTCACGAAGGTGCGAATCGAGTCGTCAGCGAAGCCGACGCCCTCCTTATCGTCGGGTGTCGAATGAACCCGATGGATACGAACTGGCAAGCGTCGTCGTTCATTCGGCCCGACGAACAAACCATCATTCACGCCGACATCGATACCCGGAACGCAGGGTGGGTCTATCCCGCCGACGTGGGACTCATCGGCGATGCGAAGGAGAGCCTTCAGGCGCTCTCCGACGCCGGAAGCGCCGAAAACGACTGGGCGCGAGAGCGAGCGAAGACGGCACGCGAGTCGTTTTTCACCGAGAAGTGCGAGAGCGATGCGTCCCCCATCAAACCCCAGCGCGCAGTAACGGAAATCGAGGCGCTGGTTGACGAGGACACCATCGTCACTGCCGATTCGGGCAACAACCGATTCTGGCTGCTGAACTACCTACAGACGCCTGCAGTCCGCACCTACTTCGGCAGTGGTGGCGTCGGTGGAATGGGATGGTCAGCCCCCGCCGCGGTGAGCGCCGCCATCTCGACAGAGAAAGACGTTATCGGCGTCGCTGGCGACGGTGGATTCACGATGACGATGACCAGCGTGGAAGTAGCCGTCGAATACGGCGTCGCGCCGACCTTCGTCATCCTGAACGACACCAGCCTCGGCATGGTACGTCAGATGCAAGAGGAAGACGGTGACATTGCGGGTGTCGAGTTCCACGATACGGATTTCGTGAAAGTGGCTGAAGGGTTCGGTGCTGACGGAACACGCGTCACGACGCCGGACGAACTCACCGACGCACTTCGAGAAGGAAAGAAAAGCGACCTCCCCTTCGTCATCGACGCGCGAATCGACCGTGAAGAAGACATGGCCGAACAACTGCAATCGTCGTTCTACGCGGAAGTCGGCGGGCTACACGAGTGA
- a CDS encoding NAD-dependent epimerase/dehydratase family protein: MNQSETVLVTGGTGFIGSYTAKDLVEHGHDVVAYDLSTDTRILEKLGVADDVEVRRGDLSDPTDVVRAVKETGATRIVHLAALLTNTARENPRLAIDVNIQGTNNVFEAARTLSDQIERVAWASSAAVFAPPVNYDNGWVTEDDLVYPDTLYGATKEFNEHQAKVYFEDHDLSHVALRPTVAYGPYRETGGSAFLANIIEKPALGESFSVEYGDQVIDWQHVEDIAQAFRLAAFAPEEDIDQRVYNVRGTVATIREAAETVERIMPDADVEVSDEGELPWTQKLDMAAIQEELGYEPQYDLESGFRKYINVLRKENGLEEV, encoded by the coding sequence ATGAACCAAAGCGAGACGGTGCTCGTCACCGGTGGAACAGGCTTCATCGGATCGTACACGGCCAAAGACCTCGTCGAACACGGCCACGATGTGGTCGCATACGACCTCTCGACCGACACGCGAATTCTGGAGAAGCTCGGCGTCGCCGACGACGTGGAGGTCCGCCGCGGAGACCTCTCCGATCCGACGGACGTGGTTCGCGCGGTCAAGGAGACGGGGGCAACGCGGATCGTTCACCTCGCCGCACTCCTGACGAACACGGCACGCGAGAATCCACGACTCGCGATCGATGTCAACATTCAGGGGACGAACAACGTTTTCGAAGCGGCGCGCACGCTTTCGGATCAAATCGAGCGAGTGGCGTGGGCATCCAGCGCGGCGGTCTTCGCCCCACCCGTGAACTACGACAACGGATGGGTCACGGAAGACGACCTCGTCTACCCCGACACGCTATACGGCGCGACGAAGGAGTTCAACGAACATCAAGCGAAGGTGTATTTCGAGGACCACGACCTCTCGCATGTCGCCCTTCGACCGACCGTTGCATACGGACCGTATCGCGAAACAGGTGGGTCAGCGTTCCTCGCCAACATCATCGAAAAGCCCGCGCTCGGCGAATCGTTCAGTGTGGAGTACGGCGACCAAGTCATCGACTGGCAGCACGTCGAGGATATCGCGCAGGCGTTCCGTCTGGCGGCGTTCGCTCCCGAAGAGGATATCGACCAGCGCGTCTACAACGTCCGCGGGACCGTAGCGACGATTCGGGAAGCCGCTGAGACGGTCGAACGGATCATGCCCGACGCGGACGTGGAGGTATCCGACGAGGGCGAACTACCGTGGACACAGAAACTCGACATGGCGGCGATTCAGGAGGAGTTGGGCTACGAACCGCAGTACGACTTGGAGAGTGGCTTCCGGAAGTACATCAACGTGCTTCGGAAAGAGAACGGATTGGAAGAAGTCTGA
- a CDS encoding HD domain-containing protein: MSDSPNYRQQVVDAYPELQSIENDELRDRVIEAWTVGLERGGWKHIDDIPYAWNIHEVNNVEHVRGVTRIAMRSAEEQRDFHGADPDEDVIIAACLLHDVGKCYEYVDFVDDDALLVPDSTYVSEEIPHSLSGYALAHEVGCPLSVQRAIPHFLGEVPKRTLEAELVKSANSASSNAITQSAMGITLKEWVNEYSQTQE; encoded by the coding sequence ATGAGCGACTCCCCGAACTACCGCCAGCAGGTGGTCGATGCCTATCCCGAACTGCAATCCATCGAGAACGATGAGTTACGAGATCGAGTTATCGAAGCGTGGACGGTAGGTCTCGAGCGCGGTGGTTGGAAACACATCGACGACATCCCCTACGCGTGGAACATCCACGAAGTGAATAACGTGGAGCACGTTCGAGGCGTGACTCGAATCGCCATGCGCTCGGCAGAAGAACAGCGCGATTTCCACGGTGCCGACCCCGACGAAGACGTCATTATCGCCGCCTGCCTGCTTCACGACGTTGGAAAGTGTTACGAGTACGTCGATTTCGTGGACGACGACGCGTTGCTTGTCCCCGACTCGACCTACGTGAGCGAGGAGATTCCACATTCACTGTCGGGGTACGCACTGGCCCACGAAGTCGGCTGTCCGCTCTCCGTCCAACGAGCGATTCCGCATTTCCTCGGCGAAGTACCGAAACGAACCCTCGAAGCTGAACTGGTGAAAAGTGCGAACTCGGCCAGTTCGAACGCGATTACCCAGTCCGCGATGGGGATTACGCTCAAGGAGTGGGTGAACGAGTACAGCCAGACGCAGGAATAG
- a CDS encoding EthD domain-containing protein → MYKHVALLVRKDGMTHDEFVDYWQTNHTAIARDIEGVVKYSTVLPVTPDAAEFDGLAELYFEDLDALHDALGSEGSRDYDPDKGKAKEAREDVDNFLALEERPRFIGEVVTQKDEVGSDTDGLYKHSAFLVRKEGMSHEEFVDYWQTNHTAIAREIEGVVKYDTVLPVTPEESEFDGIAELYFEDLDALHDALGSEGSRDYDPDKGKAKEAREDVNNFLALEDRPRFIGKETVQKE, encoded by the coding sequence ATGTACAAACACGTCGCCTTGCTCGTCCGAAAGGACGGGATGACACACGACGAGTTCGTCGATTACTGGCAGACCAACCACACCGCCATCGCCCGCGATATCGAGGGCGTCGTGAAATATTCGACCGTCCTTCCGGTTACGCCCGATGCCGCCGAGTTCGACGGCCTCGCTGAACTCTACTTCGAGGATCTGGACGCGTTGCACGACGCGCTCGGGAGCGAGGGGTCGCGTGACTACGACCCGGACAAGGGAAAAGCGAAGGAGGCCCGCGAGGACGTGGACAACTTCCTCGCACTCGAAGAGCGGCCCCGGTTCATCGGCGAAGTCGTCACGCAGAAGGATGAAGTCGGCAGCGACACCGACGGGTTGTACAAGCACTCCGCCTTTCTCGTCCGAAAGGAGGGGATGTCCCACGAGGAGTTCGTCGATTACTGGCAGACCAATCATACGGCGATCGCCCGCGAAATCGAGGGCGTCGTGAAATACGATACCGTCCTTCCAGTGACACCCGAGGAGTCCGAATTCGACGGCATCGCGGAACTCTACTTCGAGGATTTGGACGCACTCCACGACGCGCTGGGAAGTGAGGGGTCACGGGATTACGACCCGGACAAGGGCAAAGCGAAGGAGGCTCGCGAGGACGTGAACAATTTCCTCGCACTGGAGGACAGGCCGCGATTCATCGGGAAAGAAACCGTTCAGAAGGAGTAA
- a CDS encoding ABC transporter substrate-binding protein, giving the protein MADSNSGQSDRFETTRRAMLAAVGAGGLAGVAGCLGNIGGGGGNDGTVKYGILNPMTGPYAGLAAEQRKGAKLAVKTVNESDEYDFSIDAKYGDTQADPETGRQEAQKLVEQHGASYIMGAISSSVALSLNEFAKKESTIYSPGAAAIPITGESCNEYVFRSETNTAQIAEACSDWTLKNLGSKVWFHIADYAYGNSVLDEWRSRMKESSANFSEVGVTKAQLGAKNFDSFISQIKNSDADVVVVGSTGGDLIEFINQANAQGLTDQKKIMTTTGSFQVIRGALGEKADGIYSGTRYVPKIDSGTNTEFVKAYKNANDAEPGSFARVAYDSITMVANGIKEAGSTDPDDVVSTLPGLKMQSLLGENEFRSCDHQAKNPVWVGRNVYNGGPMADVKLITEVGGDKAIPPCEQTGCQL; this is encoded by the coding sequence ATGGCGGATAGTAACTCGGGGCAGTCGGACAGATTTGAAACGACTCGGCGCGCAATGCTGGCCGCGGTCGGGGCGGGGGGTCTAGCGGGAGTCGCAGGCTGTCTCGGTAATATCGGTGGCGGGGGCGGGAACGATGGAACGGTAAAATACGGAATTCTCAACCCGATGACGGGACCGTACGCCGGGCTCGCGGCGGAACAGCGAAAAGGCGCGAAGCTCGCCGTGAAAACGGTAAACGAGAGCGATGAGTACGATTTCAGTATCGACGCGAAATATGGCGATACGCAGGCTGACCCCGAAACCGGTCGACAGGAAGCACAGAAGTTGGTCGAACAGCACGGCGCATCGTATATCATGGGTGCGATTTCCAGTTCCGTCGCACTGAGCCTCAACGAGTTCGCCAAAAAGGAGAGCACCATTTACTCCCCCGGCGCGGCCGCCATTCCGATTACTGGCGAAAGCTGCAACGAGTACGTATTCCGAAGCGAGACGAACACGGCACAGATCGCGGAGGCCTGTTCCGACTGGACGTTGAAAAACCTCGGGAGCAAAGTCTGGTTCCACATCGCGGATTACGCATACGGGAACTCGGTCCTCGACGAGTGGCGGTCTCGGATGAAGGAGTCGAGCGCCAACTTTTCCGAAGTGGGCGTGACGAAGGCACAACTCGGGGCAAAAAATTTCGACTCGTTCATCAGCCAGATAAAGAACTCCGACGCCGACGTGGTCGTCGTCGGTTCGACGGGAGGCGACCTCATCGAGTTCATCAACCAAGCGAACGCGCAGGGACTCACCGATCAGAAGAAAATCATGACGACGACGGGGTCGTTTCAAGTCATCCGCGGGGCACTCGGCGAGAAAGCGGACGGAATTTACAGCGGCACTCGATACGTTCCGAAAATCGATTCGGGAACCAACACGGAGTTCGTGAAAGCGTACAAAAACGCGAACGACGCCGAACCCGGCAGTTTCGCACGAGTCGCCTACGACTCCATTACGATGGTAGCGAACGGAATCAAGGAAGCAGGAAGTACCGACCCCGACGACGTGGTGAGTACGCTTCCGGGACTGAAGATGCAATCCCTCCTCGGCGAAAACGAGTTCCGTTCCTGTGACCATCAGGCGAAAAACCCCGTCTGGGTCGGGCGGAACGTCTACAACGGTGGGCCGATGGCGGACGTGAAACTCATCACCGAAGTCGGTGGCGACAAGGCGATTCCACCATGTGAGCAAACCGGTTGTCAGCTCTGA
- a CDS encoding ABC transporter permease, whose amino-acid sequence MAGAFIEQLLNGLTIGAVYVLLAAGLSIIFGVMDVINFAHGEFFALGAYLAFAIAAVGFGTGAFWIALLVAPLLVALIAALIERGTIRPLYGRNPLYHILLTFGLVLVFKDAISLIWGDNPKPFPQPPILRGPIDVLGFNYSKYNFFVIGIGVMMAFGTWLLLNRTRFGLVVRAGAQDREMVRHLGIDIDRYYTLVFAFGAFLAALAGIVLGAKQSVNIGMGNSVIIPAFVIVVLGGLGSFRGAVVGGFGVGIIETFFRTVLPSFEGLVVFLLMIGVLLVRPQGLFGNPEWESAESGGKLLTGGGGGVLDDRTRFRLGTLVVGLLVLAPLGIGVLYTSYEVNSLLLTILVWALFALSLDFVMGYAGLVSLGHVLFFGLGAYGTVLTVENGMPSVFVALGVGIVVAALVAWVVGHLSIRVSGVYFSMITLGFAELFYQLVQKSSFTGGSDGLFSGFDPVYGLMSGPEVGDVALLGEIELFYYFVLAAVIGSYLLARRMMNAPFGSVLQGIRESEERASFIGYDVTAYKRKAFVVSGGLAGLAGGLSAIHTGGVSPSVLAWIKSGEVIVMTILGGMGTLYGPMIGAGAFIGLQELLLNLAAGFQGVSLLGLDLGLVFEQWQGILGMVFVIFVIYVPEGLVSVPGLFSRYTNQETGGGPETVADHDSEVSN is encoded by the coding sequence ATGGCAGGTGCATTTATCGAACAGTTGCTGAATGGCCTGACCATCGGCGCGGTGTATGTCCTGTTGGCCGCGGGACTTTCCATCATCTTCGGCGTGATGGACGTGATCAACTTCGCCCACGGCGAGTTTTTCGCGCTCGGTGCCTACCTCGCGTTCGCCATCGCGGCGGTTGGGTTCGGTACCGGCGCGTTCTGGATCGCGTTGCTCGTCGCTCCCCTCCTCGTCGCGCTCATCGCGGCACTCATCGAACGAGGTACCATTCGACCCCTCTACGGGAGAAATCCGCTGTATCACATCCTGCTCACATTCGGGCTGGTGCTCGTCTTCAAGGACGCCATTTCGCTGATTTGGGGGGATAACCCCAAACCGTTCCCGCAGCCACCGATACTCCGTGGACCCATCGACGTGCTCGGGTTTAACTACTCGAAGTACAACTTCTTCGTCATCGGAATCGGCGTCATGATGGCCTTCGGAACGTGGCTCCTACTGAATCGAACTCGGTTCGGACTCGTCGTTCGCGCCGGCGCGCAAGACCGAGAAATGGTCCGGCACCTCGGCATCGACATCGACCGATACTACACGCTCGTCTTCGCTTTCGGGGCGTTTCTCGCCGCGCTCGCCGGAATCGTCCTCGGAGCGAAACAGAGCGTGAACATCGGGATGGGTAACTCCGTCATCATCCCCGCCTTCGTTATCGTCGTTCTCGGCGGACTCGGGAGTTTCCGCGGCGCAGTTGTCGGCGGGTTCGGCGTGGGAATCATCGAGACGTTCTTCCGCACCGTTCTTCCGAGTTTCGAGGGGCTGGTCGTCTTCCTGCTAATGATCGGCGTCTTGCTCGTCCGACCGCAGGGACTGTTCGGGAATCCCGAATGGGAATCCGCCGAAAGCGGCGGCAAACTGCTGACCGGCGGTGGCGGCGGCGTACTTGACGACCGAACGCGGTTCCGTTTGGGCACCCTCGTGGTCGGCCTCCTCGTATTGGCACCCCTTGGAATCGGGGTTCTCTACACTTCCTACGAGGTGAACTCGCTCCTCCTGACGATTCTCGTTTGGGCACTGTTCGCACTCAGTCTCGACTTCGTGATGGGCTACGCCGGACTCGTCTCGCTCGGCCACGTCCTCTTTTTCGGACTGGGAGCCTACGGCACGGTTCTCACGGTCGAAAACGGGATGCCATCCGTCTTCGTCGCGCTCGGCGTGGGCATCGTCGTTGCGGCACTCGTTGCATGGGTCGTCGGTCACCTTTCGATTCGCGTTTCGGGGGTGTATTTCTCCATGATTACCCTCGGCTTCGCGGAGTTGTTCTACCAACTCGTGCAAAAGTCGAGTTTCACGGGGGGAAGTGATGGCCTGTTCAGCGGTTTCGATCCCGTCTACGGACTCATGAGCGGGCCGGAAGTCGGAGACGTCGCCCTACTCGGCGAAATCGAACTGTTCTACTACTTCGTGCTCGCGGCGGTCATCGGGTCGTATCTCCTCGCACGGCGGATGATGAACGCGCCGTTCGGAAGTGTGCTGCAGGGTATCCGCGAGAGCGAGGAACGTGCCTCCTTCATCGGCTACGATGTGACCGCCTACAAACGAAAAGCGTTCGTAGTCAGCGGCGGACTGGCGGGACTCGCCGGGGGACTGTCGGCGATTCACACCGGCGGCGTCTCACCGTCAGTCCTCGCGTGGATAAAGTCCGGCGAGGTCATCGTGATGACCATTCTCGGCGGGATGGGGACGCTGTACGGACCGATGATTGGAGCAGGTGCGTTTATCGGATTACAAGAACTGTTGTTGAACCTCGCAGCCGGATTCCAAGGGGTCAGTCTACTCGGACTCGACCTCGGTTTGGTGTTCGAACAGTGGCAAGGAATCCTCGGGATGGTATTCGTCATTTTCGTCATTTACGTGCCCGAGGGACTCGTCTCGGTTCCCGGACTGTTCTCTCGGTACACGAATCAGGAGACCGGCGGCGGCCCCGAAACGGTTGCGGACCACGATTCGGAGGTGAGCAACTGA
- a CDS encoding ABC transporter ATP-binding protein: MALLETENLTRQFGELVATDSVNLDVEAGEFRSVIGPNGAGKTTLFNLISGALFPTSGTVRFAGDDVSNLPPHERVRCGIGRSFQITTVFGGRSVRENVRLSAQSVAETAITARERLFRPADSFPETNQRVEDVLSQIELGERADEQAAALSYGDRRRLEIGLVLATDPQVVLLDEPTAGMSGEETRATMELIDDVLADRTLLLIEHDIDLVMSVSDRITVLNRGQELATGTPEEVAENHEVQAAYLGGV; encoded by the coding sequence ATGGCGCTCCTCGAAACCGAGAATCTGACCCGCCAGTTCGGGGAACTCGTCGCTACCGACAGCGTGAATCTCGACGTCGAAGCGGGCGAATTCCGGAGCGTCATCGGTCCGAACGGGGCCGGGAAGACGACGCTGTTCAACCTGATTTCGGGTGCGCTTTTTCCCACGTCGGGAACCGTCCGGTTCGCGGGCGACGACGTATCGAACCTCCCGCCGCATGAACGCGTTCGGTGCGGAATCGGACGGTCGTTCCAAATCACGACCGTTTTCGGTGGCCGCAGCGTCCGGGAGAACGTCCGACTCTCCGCGCAGTCGGTGGCCGAAACGGCCATTACGGCAAGGGAAAGGCTGTTTCGACCAGCCGACAGCTTTCCGGAGACCAACCAACGGGTCGAGGACGTCCTTTCACAAATCGAACTCGGGGAACGTGCAGACGAGCAGGCGGCGGCGCTGTCCTACGGGGACCGACGACGACTGGAGATCGGACTGGTGCTGGCGACCGATCCACAGGTCGTCCTGTTGGACGAACCCACCGCGGGGATGAGCGGGGAGGAGACACGTGCGACGATGGAACTCATCGACGACGTGCTCGCCGACAGGACGCTCCTGCTTATCGAACACGATATCGATCTGGTAATGAGCGTTTCAGACCGCATTACGGTGCTCAATCGAGGGCAGGAATTGGCAACGGGAACGCCGGAAGAGGTCGCGGAAAACCACGAGGTACAGGCGGCGTACCTCGGAGGAGTGTAA
- a CDS encoding ABC transporter ATP-binding protein translates to MLSINNVRVGYGETEVLSGVSLDVPEGEIVALIGRNGVGKTTTLRTITGALSPTSGTIRFDGEDITGLSPVETVKRGVSLVPEERRVFPGLSVRENLAVGTLGGSDSTHRKSIDDVLSAGAFENLQERQDSRGTDLSGGEQQMLSIARALVCGADLLMLDEPTEGLAPLIMERVEALIQEMNEEGITVLLVEQNVAVALSLADRVYLLDHGEIVFEGRPEALTEDEELMDKHLGITV, encoded by the coding sequence ATGTTATCGATCAACAACGTACGCGTAGGGTACGGTGAAACGGAAGTGCTCTCCGGCGTCTCGCTTGACGTCCCAGAGGGCGAAATCGTCGCGCTCATCGGACGAAACGGCGTCGGGAAAACGACCACACTCCGGACCATCACCGGTGCGCTATCGCCGACCTCCGGGACGATTCGGTTCGATGGGGAGGACATTACCGGACTTTCGCCGGTCGAAACAGTAAAGCGTGGAGTCTCGCTGGTGCCGGAAGAACGCCGGGTGTTCCCCGGTCTTTCGGTGCGCGAAAACCTCGCTGTCGGAACGCTCGGCGGAAGCGACAGCACGCATCGAAAATCGATCGACGACGTGCTGTCTGCCGGGGCGTTCGAGAACTTACAGGAACGGCAAGACAGTCGCGGTACTGACCTCTCTGGCGGCGAACAACAGATGCTGTCCATCGCTCGGGCGCTGGTTTGTGGTGCGGATCTGCTCATGCTTGACGAGCCAACTGAGGGGCTTGCCCCCCTCATCATGGAGCGCGTAGAAGCACTCATCCAAGAGATGAACGAGGAAGGCATCACAGTACTTCTCGTCGAGCAGAACGTCGCGGTTGCGCTCTCGCTCGCGGACCGAGTCTATCTATTGGACCACGGGGAAATCGTCTTCGAAGGGAGGCCGGAAGCGTTAACGGAGGACGAAGAACTGATGGACAAACACCTCGGGATCACTGTCTAG
- a CDS encoding VOC family protein: MDTHQTPIRVDHIGIAVESIENAEPILMALGCERLTVEPVEDRFRWAYYRLGDASRLELIEPIEDDTFLTDFLDTNGPGLHHVTLEVADIDAVIESLREHDIRVIDRERFDTWTEAFVSPRNPTGVLFQLMEYHDDYHEKRLPPQDLFINESRVGELFQR, translated from the coding sequence ATGGACACTCATCAAACACCGATTCGGGTGGACCACATCGGCATCGCCGTCGAATCCATCGAGAATGCGGAACCGATTCTGATGGCGCTCGGATGTGAGCGACTCACTGTCGAACCCGTCGAGGACCGCTTTCGCTGGGCGTACTATCGACTGGGCGATGCGTCCCGACTCGAACTCATCGAACCCATCGAGGACGACACGTTTCTCACCGACTTCCTCGATACAAACGGGCCGGGTCTCCACCACGTCACGCTCGAAGTCGCGGACATCGACGCCGTTATCGAATCGCTTCGCGAACACGATATTCGCGTCATCGACCGGGAGCGGTTCGATACCTGGACCGAGGCGTTCGTCTCGCCGCGAAACCCAACCGGCGTTCTCTTCCAACTGATGGAGTACCACGACGATTATCACGAGAAACGGCTTCCGCCGCAGGATTTGTTCATCAACGAGAGTCGAGTCGGAGAATTGTTTCAAAGGTAA
- a CDS encoding M24 family metallopeptidase — translation MGFYQRDFMEGTRGTMSVDWEERIDMQRMREERKERALSRMQEAGLGSMLLINDPNVRYVTGLAMTGGSGADHYTLLTEDGDIVHWDTADHASNQRFNCPWLDDIRYACPGLGNVPRASGHDSARSWLKDKMAGLVYEAMEEYGVAKEPMGIDIGNGALISKFEDRGVDVRTEECATVMESARKIKTRDEIECLRMVAALCEAGFQRITETAKPGKRESEIWGEATRELWSLGAMVQGGYVTSGPNTWPKHQANTTDRIIRPGDLVYADFYNIGFMGYRSCYYRTFSMGTPTQTQQDAYETARDNLYDVLERIEPGATTDEICQGFPDMEGEHADWYGATDHWQMTTNHWAHGLGLQLYEVPLIWRGISPDHPIEIEEGMTMAVETMEPADRQGVRVEEMVVVRENGVEILSQWPVEEITTIEH, via the coding sequence ATGGGATTCTACCAACGCGATTTCATGGAAGGGACGCGCGGGACGATGAGCGTCGATTGGGAGGAGCGAATCGACATGCAGCGCATGCGAGAAGAGCGAAAGGAACGCGCACTCTCTCGAATGCAGGAGGCAGGGCTTGGGAGCATGCTGCTCATCAACGACCCGAACGTTCGGTACGTGACCGGCCTCGCCATGACCGGCGGGTCGGGTGCGGACCACTACACTCTGCTCACCGAGGACGGCGACATCGTCCACTGGGACACGGCGGACCACGCGAGTAACCAGCGATTCAACTGCCCGTGGTTGGACGACATTCGCTACGCTTGCCCCGGACTGGGGAACGTCCCCCGGGCCTCCGGACACGATTCGGCGCGCAGTTGGCTGAAGGACAAGATGGCGGGGCTCGTCTACGAGGCGATGGAGGAGTACGGCGTCGCCAAAGAACCGATGGGTATCGACATCGGAAACGGCGCGCTCATCTCAAAGTTCGAAGACCGTGGCGTAGACGTTCGCACCGAGGAATGTGCAACGGTCATGGAGAGCGCGCGAAAAATCAAAACGCGCGACGAGATCGAATGCCTTCGAATGGTCGCCGCGCTCTGTGAGGCAGGGTTCCAGCGCATCACCGAGACGGCAAAACCCGGCAAGCGTGAATCCGAAATCTGGGGCGAAGCCACGCGGGAACTCTGGAGTCTCGGCGCGATGGTACAAGGCGGGTACGTCACCTCCGGACCGAACACGTGGCCGAAACACCAGGCAAACACGACGGACCGGATCATCCGTCCCGGCGACCTCGTCTACGCCGATTTCTACAACATCGGGTTCATGGGCTACCGATCGTGTTACTATCGAACCTTCAGCATGGGCACACCGACGCAGACCCAGCAGGACGCCTACGAAACAGCCCGTGACAACCTCTACGACGTGCTCGAACGCATCGAACCCGGCGCGACCACGGACGAGATTTGTCAGGGCTTCCCCGACATGGAAGGCGAGCACGCCGACTGGTACGGCGCCACCGACCACTGGCAGATGACGACCAACCACTGGGCGCACGGGTTGGGGCTTCAGCTGTACGAAGTACCGCTCATTTGGCGCGGGATCTCACCCGACCACCCCATCGAAATCGAGGAGGGCATGACCATGGCCGTCGAGACGATGGAACCCGCAGACCGACAGGGTGTGCGAGTGGAGGAGATGGTCGTCGTTCGAGAGAACGGTGTGGAGATTCTGAGCCAGTGGCCCGTCGAAGAGATCACGACGATCGAACACTGA